One window from the genome of Salisaeta longa DSM 21114 encodes:
- a CDS encoding ParA family protein yields the protein MKVLTICNHKGGTGKTTTAIHLSAAFGLSGRRTLVLDLDPQGFLSRALHVGEPPPEESVLALFDTDLDIRRIQARSLSGFDLIPSSGRLTKQMRSLNKPTDVFWVRETLDQLTLNYDMVVFDTAAAVTVYSLNALVASDYAVIPVLPEYQGIIGAEQTYQTVNLVRKRLNPSLAPPLFLFTQVDARKRIHHTYQQYVRRKYGDQVLEQVIRTSTSLAVAHEEGKTVFNHDATARGARDYANAADELLRHVTGGAEASSDDETSNDASTSSNAPPPASSDGASNDPSTLSVKSS from the coding sequence ATGAAGGTCCTTACCATTTGTAACCATAAAGGCGGTACGGGTAAAACGACCACGGCCATTCACTTGTCCGCAGCCTTCGGACTGTCCGGTCGGCGCACGCTCGTGCTCGACCTCGATCCGCAGGGCTTTCTGTCGCGCGCGCTGCATGTGGGCGAGCCGCCGCCCGAAGAATCGGTGCTCGCGCTGTTCGATACGGACCTGGACATCCGGCGCATTCAGGCGCGCTCCCTCAGCGGGTTCGACCTGATTCCCTCCTCGGGGCGCCTCACCAAACAGATGCGCAGCCTCAACAAACCCACCGATGTCTTTTGGGTGCGTGAAACGCTCGATCAGCTCACCCTCAACTACGACATGGTTGTGTTTGATACCGCAGCCGCGGTGACCGTGTACAGCCTCAACGCCCTCGTGGCTAGCGATTACGCGGTGATTCCGGTCCTGCCGGAGTATCAGGGCATCATTGGGGCCGAGCAGACCTACCAGACGGTGAACCTGGTCCGCAAGCGCCTCAACCCGTCGCTCGCGCCGCCGCTGTTTCTGTTTACGCAGGTGGATGCCCGCAAGCGCATCCACCACACCTACCAGCAGTACGTCCGCCGGAAGTACGGCGACCAGGTGCTGGAGCAGGTCATTCGCACCAGCACGTCGCTTGCCGTGGCGCACGAGGAAGGGAAAACCGTCTTCAACCACGACGCCACCGCCCGCGGCGCCCGCGACTATGCCAACGCGGCCGACGAACTGTTGCGCCACGTGACCGGCGGCGCCGAGGCGTCGTCCGATGACGAGACCTCAAACGATGCCTCGACGTCTAGCAACGCCCCGCCGCCTGCGTCGTCCGATGGCGCCAGCAACGACCCGTCTACGCTCTCTGTAAAATCCTCCTAA